A genomic region of Lycorma delicatula isolate Av1 chromosome 4, ASM4794821v1, whole genome shotgun sequence contains the following coding sequences:
- the LOC142322863 gene encoding cuticle protein 1 produces the protein MMKSVVVVAVMFLGVVYGQADKYPAGLNPAVCPNYPDCDNSIVALYNSPAAAIPYIAAPADGYPAGVNPAACPNYPYCGAVSPPGYFVRQYPAGVAPASCPNYPYCY, from the exons ATGATGAAATCT gtAGTCGTTGTTGCTGTAATGTTTTTAGGAGTCGTCTACGGTCAAGCCGATAAGTACCCGGCAGGACTCAACCCAGCGGTATGCCCTAACTATCCGGACTGCGATAACTCGATCGTCGCTTTGTACAACTCACCGGCCGCCGCTATCCCGTACATCGCTGCACCCGCCGATGGATACCCGGCAGGAGTAAACCCAGCCGCCTGTCCGAACTACCCGTACTGCGGAGCCGTCTCTCCTCCAGGATACTTCGTTCGCCAGTACCCGGCCGGAGTAGCTCCCGCTAGTTGTCCAAACTATCCTTAttgttattga